One window from the genome of Paenibacillus azoreducens encodes:
- a CDS encoding WG repeat-containing protein, with the protein MEKRESKFGEVVDCIAGLGIVVNKDNEEGLAWYGLYGLVNEEDELIIPCEYLNLQMVDYGLIRVENQSGIYAYLDHRGKEVVPFSRGYNLVGSFSDGRVVVGKYTQPVGEYLDKFHENEEEDDPIDFLDDPFNGSERSILHYNPYCPKLMGYIDQYGNEAIPLQYQEAKDFSEGLAAVKGCNDRWGFIDSTGRTVIPFEFDEVFESYIPGYEGFIEGTVVVKKEGKWGTINQEGATVIPFEFDDVLKFYVEGAIVFKKDDSWGAVTQSGEIIVPFLYPEQGRVIKLFKKIMHLEENAKLLVSPCKKQSVR; encoded by the coding sequence ATGGAAAAACGAGAGTCCAAGTTCGGAGAAGTAGTTGATTGCATCGCTGGGTTAGGAATCGTCGTAAACAAGGACAATGAAGAAGGGCTGGCTTGGTATGGTCTGTATGGCTTAGTGAATGAGGAAGACGAATTAATAATCCCATGCGAGTATCTTAACTTGCAGATGGTTGATTACGGTTTGATTAGGGTTGAGAATCAGAGCGGTATCTACGCATATTTGGATCATCGAGGGAAAGAAGTAGTTCCCTTCTCGAGGGGTTACAATCTTGTGGGATCATTCTCTGATGGGAGAGTTGTCGTAGGTAAGTACACTCAACCCGTGGGGGAGTATCTAGACAAGTTTCATGAAAATGAGGAAGAAGATGATCCAATTGATTTCCTTGACGACCCTTTCAACGGTTCTGAGCGTTCCATCTTACATTATAACCCTTATTGTCCTAAGCTCATGGGTTACATCGACCAATATGGTAATGAAGCAATCCCATTACAGTATCAAGAAGCTAAAGATTTCTCCGAGGGGTTAGCCGCAGTTAAAGGTTGCAATGATAGGTGGGGTTTCATTGATAGTACTGGTCGGACGGTAATACCTTTCGAGTTCGATGAAGTGTTTGAATCTTATATTCCCGGTTATGAAGGTTTTATTGAAGGAACGGTAGTTGTCAAGAAGGAGGGCAAGTGGGGGACGATCAATCAAGAAGGTGCTACGGTAATTCCATTCGAATTCGATGATGTCCTCAAGTTTTATGTTGAAGGTGCGATTGTTTTTAAGAAAGATGACAGTTGGGGTGCAGTCACCCAAAGTGGCGAGATTATTGTTCCATTCCTCTATCCTGAGCAGGGTAGAGTTATAAAATTGTTCAAAAAAATAATGCATCTAGAGGAAAATGCCAAACTCTTAGTATCTCCTTGTAAAAAGCAATCAGTTAGGTAA
- a CDS encoding recombinase family protein encodes MKYYVYARSAMQFPDAIIAQVKKCMQYANEKGFLIEEVFIDDGFSGLDDDRPGYKKLLKTALNGDTIIVASAGSLTRDFAKVSELGNRYSLVLLDKIAL; translated from the coding sequence ATGAAATATTACGTCTATGCAAGAAGTGCAATGCAATTCCCTGATGCAATCATAGCCCAAGTCAAAAAGTGCATGCAGTATGCCAATGAAAAAGGGTTTCTCATTGAAGAAGTATTCATCGATGACGGGTTTAGCGGCTTAGACGATGATCGACCAGGCTACAAAAAGCTCTTGAAGACCGCCCTGAACGGAGATACAATCATTGTTGCTTCAGCGGGATCTTTGACCCGAGATTTTGCTAAGGTATCAGAGCTAGGTAATCGGTACAGTTTAGTGTTGTTGGATAAAATCGCGTTATAA
- a CDS encoding single-stranded DNA-binding protein encodes MRIDKNTSLEDLMNIAKATVPSLDQGEEFLVKDLFRGFEWNRIAKGNRTKLGSMFLNYAENHASNSLEILGKTPQNQQMYRKL; translated from the coding sequence ATGAGAATCGATAAAAACACTTCTCTGGAAGACTTGATGAACATTGCCAAAGCAACTGTTCCAAGTCTGGATCAAGGTGAGGAGTTCCTTGTCAAAGACCTGTTTCGGGGCTTTGAATGGAACCGGATCGCTAAGGGCAATCGTACTAAGCTTGGCTCCATGTTCTTAAACTACGCCGAGAACCATGCGAGTAACTCCCTTGAGATATTAGGGAAAACGCCGCAAAATCAGCAGATGTACAGAAAGCTGTAG
- a CDS encoding type I restriction endonuclease subunit R, whose translation MSYQSEAQLEKNLIEQLVRQGYERVTINDYDSLLGNFKQQLNKFNEKKLNGQPLTDAEFSRFLTQIDGKSNFDSAKILRDKQVFQRDDGTEVYLELMNTRDWCKNIFQVTNQTTVEGTYKNRYDVTIFINGLPVVQIELKRRGLDFKEAFNQIQRYRKHSFRGLYRYLQMFVVSNGVDTKYFANSDGDILYSHTFFWSDAENNRITNLSDFTSNFLEKCHMAKMIARYMVLNETEKLLMVMRPYQVYAVEALIKRALETKNNGYIWHTTGSGKTLTSFKSSQILANEPHIKKVFFLVDRKDLDSQTLAEFNKFEPDSVDMTDDTDKLVAQISDLTKPLIVTTIQKMANAIKNPRYEEIMKPYQQERVVFIIDECHRSQFGKMKRLVDNHFKEAQYFGFTGTPLFEENKSQDGRVTADIFEKCLHTYLIKDAIHDGNVLGFSVDYIQTVDVSINEKDQTRVKGILTDEVWMHDDRIRLIAENIINHHDRKSRSKGYTGLFTVDSIPMLVKYYDTFKSMSHNLKIAGIFTYGQNEDSEGDGQDEHSRDSLERIIKDYNAMFGTNFSTDKYQGYFADVSRKVKTAQIDILLVVNIFLTGFDSKTLNILYMDRFLKYHNLIQAFSRTNRTEKATKPYGNIVCFRNLKEDTDEAIKLFSKTDSVDDVLMKSYEEYLQMFRAALVKVKALAATPAEVDALEREEEKQEFVISFRELTKYLTRLQTFTEFEFDSARLGISEQEYQDYKSKYLRIYDEVKRGGGKESILANVDFLIELMHTDRINVSYIMNLIRNIDFDNEEQRDKSVKDIEDEINRADNEQLRLKANLLKDFLRKVVPTLTNADSVDDNYNAFEQEERMKEIEAFASEVGLSAEVIQGFVQEYEYGGLVNQQEISDAVKLPFLKKRAMIQRIIEFISEHTKRFS comes from the coding sequence TTGTCCTATCAGTCGGAAGCCCAGCTTGAGAAAAATCTGATCGAGCAACTTGTTCGTCAAGGCTACGAACGAGTGACAATAAATGACTACGATTCGCTTTTAGGAAACTTTAAACAGCAACTGAATAAGTTCAATGAGAAGAAATTAAATGGTCAGCCGTTAACAGATGCAGAGTTCAGCCGATTCCTAACTCAGATTGATGGAAAAAGCAATTTTGACTCAGCAAAGATTCTTAGGGATAAACAAGTGTTCCAGCGTGATGACGGAACAGAGGTCTATCTTGAGTTGATGAATACCCGTGATTGGTGTAAGAACATTTTTCAGGTCACCAATCAGACAACAGTCGAAGGGACGTATAAAAACCGTTATGATGTAACAATCTTCATTAACGGCTTACCCGTAGTACAGATCGAGTTAAAGCGCCGCGGCTTAGATTTTAAAGAGGCGTTCAATCAGATTCAACGGTATCGAAAACACTCCTTCAGGGGGTTATATCGTTATCTGCAGATGTTTGTTGTCAGCAATGGGGTTGATACGAAATATTTTGCAAACTCCGATGGTGACATCTTGTATTCACATACCTTTTTCTGGTCGGATGCAGAAAATAATCGGATCACCAATCTGAGCGATTTCACTTCCAACTTCCTAGAAAAGTGCCATATGGCGAAGATGATCGCCCGATACATGGTATTGAATGAAACCGAGAAGTTGTTAATGGTCATGCGACCGTATCAGGTCTATGCAGTTGAGGCACTTATTAAGCGTGCCTTGGAAACTAAGAACAACGGTTATATCTGGCACACAACTGGTAGCGGAAAGACATTAACCTCATTTAAGTCGAGTCAAATCCTTGCGAACGAACCGCATATAAAGAAGGTCTTCTTCCTTGTTGACCGTAAGGATTTGGATAGTCAGACATTAGCTGAATTCAACAAGTTTGAACCGGATTCGGTGGACATGACGGATGATACGGATAAACTTGTGGCACAAATTTCGGACTTAACGAAGCCGTTGATCGTTACTACAATTCAAAAGATGGCGAACGCTATAAAAAATCCTCGATATGAGGAGATCATGAAGCCGTATCAACAGGAGCGTGTTGTCTTCATTATTGATGAGTGTCATCGTAGCCAGTTTGGTAAGATGAAAAGACTCGTTGACAATCATTTTAAAGAGGCACAGTACTTTGGTTTCACGGGAACACCTTTGTTCGAGGAAAACAAAAGCCAAGACGGTCGGGTAACCGCCGATATTTTTGAGAAATGTCTACATACGTATCTGATTAAAGATGCGATCCATGATGGCAATGTCTTGGGGTTTTCGGTGGATTACATCCAAACGGTTGATGTTTCAATTAACGAAAAGGATCAGACCCGCGTAAAAGGAATTCTGACTGATGAAGTCTGGATGCATGATGATCGAATCCGTTTGATCGCTGAGAACATCATAAACCATCATGATCGGAAGTCACGCAGTAAGGGGTATACAGGACTATTCACTGTGGATAGCATCCCGATGCTGGTTAAGTACTACGACACCTTCAAGTCCATGTCACATAACTTGAAGATTGCCGGCATTTTCACCTATGGACAGAATGAGGACAGTGAAGGCGATGGACAAGACGAGCATTCTCGGGATAGCCTTGAACGTATCATCAAGGACTACAATGCTATGTTTGGAACCAACTTCTCAACAGATAAGTACCAAGGATATTTTGCCGATGTTTCTCGTAAAGTCAAGACTGCTCAGATCGATATCTTACTGGTAGTCAACATCTTTTTGACAGGATTCGACAGCAAAACTTTGAATATCCTCTACATGGATCGCTTCTTAAAATATCATAATTTGATTCAAGCCTTCTCTCGCACCAATCGGACGGAGAAAGCGACCAAACCTTACGGGAATATTGTATGCTTCCGCAATCTCAAGGAAGATACGGACGAGGCAATCAAGTTGTTCTCAAAGACAGATAGCGTCGATGATGTCCTGATGAAGAGTTACGAAGAATACCTTCAAATGTTCAGGGCAGCTCTGGTAAAAGTCAAAGCTCTCGCCGCTACGCCAGCGGAAGTAGATGCTTTGGAGCGGGAGGAAGAAAAACAAGAGTTTGTCATTAGCTTCCGTGAGCTTACCAAATATCTGACTCGTCTCCAAACTTTTACCGAGTTTGAATTCGACTCGGCTCGATTGGGTATTTCTGAACAGGAGTACCAGGATTACAAGAGCAAGTATCTCCGTATTTATGACGAAGTTAAGCGCGGCGGGGGTAAAGAATCGATCTTGGCGAACGTTGACTTCCTAATCGAGCTGATGCATACCGATCGGATTAATGTAAGCTATATCATGAATCTGATCCGGAACATCGATTTCGATAATGAAGAGCAGCGGGACAAGTCGGTAAAAGATATTGAAGATGAGATCAATCGGGCTGATAACGAGCAGCTACGACTCAAAGCGAATTTGCTGAAGGACTTCTTGCGAAAAGTAGTACCAACGTTAACCAATGCAGATTCGGTAGACGATAACTACAATGCCTTCGAACAAGAAGAACGTATGAAGGAAATTGAAGCATTCGCCAGTGAAGTGGGGTTATCGGCTGAAGTAATACAAGGCTTTGTACAGGAATATGAGTACGGCGGACTGGTCAACCAGCAAGAGATCAGTGATGCTGTTAAGTTGCCATTCCTCAAAAAACGAGCAATGATTCAACGGATTATCGAGTTCATCTCAGAGCACACCAAACGTTTTTCATAG
- a CDS encoding type I restriction-modification system subunit M → MTTTELQRHQQAELHKKLWDMANDLRGQLEAYEFKNYILGLIFYRYLSDKTEDRVNSLLKEDNISYRDAWKDQAYRDALKDQLIQEIGYVIEPDYLFSSMIEEIGKGEQGKFDIEMLHKAVTAVTESTLGATSQDDFQNLFDDMDLNSSKLGRDVKSRSKLIAKVMVNINDIPFLHDDVDIDVLGDAYEYLIGQFAANAGKKAGEFYTPPQVSKIIAKIVTLGKNDLRNVYDPTCGSGSLLLRVAKEARVRKFYGQEKTSTTYNLARMNMLLHDVSYHNFDIQNADSLDEPRHLDMRFEAVVANPPYSAKWSSDEKFLQDERFSAYGKLAPSSKADFAFVQHMIHHLDDNGTMAVVLPHGVLFRGAAEGVIRKYLIEEKNYLDAVIGLPANIFFGTTIPTCILVFKKCREANDNILFIDASNDFEKGKNQNRLRDENVEKIVETYTTRQTIEKYSYAASIDEVKENDYNLNIPRYVDTFEEEELVDLNNVQARIKEIDSEILQIDKELETFFRELGIREGN, encoded by the coding sequence ATGACAACGACCGAGTTACAACGTCATCAACAAGCCGAGTTACATAAGAAGCTTTGGGACATGGCAAATGACCTACGCGGTCAACTCGAAGCTTACGAGTTTAAAAACTATATACTTGGTTTAATCTTTTACCGTTATTTGTCTGACAAAACAGAGGATCGGGTTAATAGTCTTCTTAAGGAAGACAATATTTCTTACAGAGATGCTTGGAAGGATCAAGCTTATCGGGATGCTTTAAAAGATCAGCTCATTCAGGAAATTGGCTACGTCATTGAACCAGACTACCTTTTTTCGAGCATGATTGAGGAGATTGGTAAAGGAGAGCAAGGCAAATTCGATATTGAAATGCTACATAAAGCGGTCACCGCAGTAACAGAATCAACCCTTGGAGCGACGAGTCAGGATGACTTCCAAAATTTATTTGATGACATGGATTTGAATTCCTCCAAACTAGGGCGTGATGTAAAGTCTCGCTCCAAGCTAATCGCAAAGGTCATGGTCAATATTAATGATATCCCCTTCTTACATGATGATGTGGACATTGACGTTCTGGGCGACGCTTATGAGTATTTGATCGGACAGTTTGCTGCCAATGCGGGGAAAAAAGCTGGTGAGTTCTATACTCCACCACAAGTTTCCAAAATCATTGCTAAGATAGTTACGCTGGGTAAGAATGACTTAAGAAATGTCTATGACCCGACTTGCGGTTCAGGATCGTTGCTCTTGAGGGTCGCCAAGGAAGCGAGAGTCAGAAAGTTTTACGGGCAAGAGAAAACCTCAACTACTTATAACTTGGCTCGTATGAACATGCTCCTGCATGATGTGTCTTATCATAACTTCGATATTCAAAATGCCGATAGTTTGGATGAGCCGCGGCATCTAGATATGCGTTTTGAAGCCGTAGTAGCAAATCCTCCATACTCAGCAAAATGGAGTTCTGATGAAAAGTTCCTGCAAGATGAGCGGTTTAGTGCCTACGGAAAACTAGCTCCCTCATCCAAAGCCGATTTCGCTTTTGTTCAACATATGATTCATCATCTTGATGATAACGGAACAATGGCAGTTGTCCTTCCTCATGGGGTATTGTTCCGCGGTGCGGCAGAAGGAGTAATTCGTAAATACCTGATCGAAGAAAAAAACTACTTGGATGCGGTGATCGGCTTACCAGCAAACATTTTCTTTGGGACAACGATTCCAACGTGCATTCTTGTGTTCAAAAAGTGTCGAGAAGCGAATGATAACATTCTGTTTATTGATGCTTCCAATGATTTTGAGAAAGGTAAGAACCAAAATCGTCTTCGTGATGAAAATGTGGAGAAGATCGTTGAAACATATACGACTCGGCAAACTATCGAGAAGTATTCATATGCCGCTAGTATTGATGAAGTCAAAGAGAATGACTATAACTTGAATATTCCACGTTATGTTGATACTTTTGAGGAGGAAGAACTAGTCGATTTGAACAATGTACAAGCAAGAATTAAAGAGATTGATTCAGAGATACTACAAATTGATAAAGAATTAGAAACGTTTTTCAGAGAACTTGGAATACGGGAAGGTAACTAA